From Polypterus senegalus isolate Bchr_013 chromosome 15, ASM1683550v1, whole genome shotgun sequence, the proteins below share one genomic window:
- the LOC120516117 gene encoding leucine-rich repeat protein lrrA-like — protein sequence MKAARSHLSLLSNGDTNWKYRIERDSREEGKRKLKLQGKELLAVPLNIFDMEELEVLEMTPERESCLTYRMEFVPREIGQLRNLCVLNLDTNELKVIPAEIGLLEKLERLTLSNNFLSFLPKEISRLQKLTSLHMANNHFRELPLQICQLKNLIFLDASDNKIKVIPHHIQNLAKLETLLLFFNRLEMLPDTFCNLRNLRTLWLGKNKIRRLPRRFGDLVKLEWRDEQCSSNFEENPLEHPPIAVCRSGIKGIKNYFSGWRDEEY from the coding sequence ATGAAAGCTGCTCGTTCTCATCTCTCTTTGCTCTCAAATGGAGACACAAATTGGAAGTACAGAATCGAGCGCGACTCAagagaggaaggaaaaagaaagctGAAACTGCAGGGGAAGGAGCTTCTGGCCGTACCTCTGAACATCTTTGACATGGAAGAACTGGAGGTTTTGGAAATGACCCCTGAAAGAGAGAGCTGCCTGACATACAGAATGGAATTCGTTCCCAGAGAAATTGGGCAACTGAGGAACCTGTGCGTCCTAAACCTGGATACCAATGAGCTGAAAGTCATCCCAGCTGAGATTGGTCTCTTGGAAAAGCTGGAAAGGCTTACATTAAGTAACAATTTCCTAAGCTTTCTTCCCAAGGAAATAAGCAGGCTGCAGAAGCTCACCAGTTTACACATGGCTAATAACCATTTCAGGGAACTTCCACTCCAGATTTGCCAGTTGAAGAATCTCATATTTCTGGATGCAAGtgacaacaaaattaaagtgaTTCCTCACCATATTCAGAACTTAGCAAAGCTGGAGACTCTCCTCTTGTTTTTTAACAGGTTAGAAATGTTACCAGATACATTCTGCAACCTTAGGAATCTTCGTACTTTGTGgctgggaaaaaacaaaataagacgtCTTCCTAGACGATTTGGGGACCTTGTGAAACTGGAATGGAGAGATGAGCAGTGCTCTTCAAATTTTGAAGAAAACCCACTTGAACACCCACCCATAGCAGTATGCAGGAGCGGCATTAAAGGGATCAAAAATTACTTTTCAGGATGGAGGGATGAAGAATACTAA